One segment of Antennarius striatus isolate MH-2024 chromosome 5, ASM4005453v1, whole genome shotgun sequence DNA contains the following:
- the tnfrsf1b gene encoding tumor necrosis factor receptor superfamily member 1B isoform X2, whose protein sequence is MKDIGVLLVLLSATAFLVGSLPYQADSSGKCLNATEYLVDDSNLCCKKCHRGQRLKIECSTTTETVCEPCPTGQYTEGKNYSPNCFSCKKCKSSKGLLYVQNCSTTTNSLCGCRPGMYCIMGFENPYCAECSKYTLCQAGYGVSASGTADSNVKCEPCPEGSFSDTASYTDRCRPHTSCQGRTVIRKGNTTSDTVCEPGGFTSNAQPATKEIYTKFGLTALSTTLISISDSKAAHKPEDSTLSISLVAAESVSNHSTKIPPPTTASVAVIASVSGVILVVITIILLYLRKTFWRKGAARLDHKVDANGNCETSDKINQDYLGDTQLMSITVTSPEQQCLLEKGENCSDQSQCSNNNEALTKTDGGSSNESIGPLQPISAHVSPQSVLSEPTTLLSNNEQLPLQSSIPTQSSSQPTSPQIISPTSTSPHVNVNITFHIGNGSSTTPTPSVIPTDILQMDPLLPLGEEEEAFSIPQQEAGKQSLLSVQESTGCCT, encoded by the exons ATGAAGGACATAGGTGTTCTGCTTGTTCTCCTGAGCGCCACAGCTTTCCTG GTCGGCTCTCTGCCTTATCAGGCTGACTCAAGTGGAAAGTGCCTCAATGCCACGGAGTACCTGGTAGATGATTCTAATCTGTGCTGCAAGAAATGTCACCGTG GGCAGCGACTGAAAATCGAATGTTCCACAACTACCGAGACCGTCTGTGAGCCATGTCCGACGGGCCAGTACACAGAGGGCAAAAACTACTCTCCAAACTGCTTCTCCTGCAAGAAATGCAAATCAT CCAAAGGTCTGTTGTATGTGCAGAACTGCTCCACCACCACAAACTCCTTGTGTGGGTGTCGTCCTGGGATGTACTGCATCATGGGATTTGAGAATCCATACTGTGCAGAATGTAGCAAGTACACGCTCTGTCAAGCTGGTTATGGAGTATCTGCGTCAG GTACGGCTGACTCTAATGTGAAGTGTGAGCCGTGCCCTGAAGGGTCATTCTCCGACACAGCCTCCTACACAGACCGCTGTCGACCTCATACAAG CTGTCAAGGGAGGACTGTTATTAGAAAAGGCAACACTACCTCTGACACCGTGTGTGAACCTGGAGGCTTTACATCCAACGCACAACCTGCAACAAAGGAGATCTACACCAAGTTTGGGTTGACAGCTCTGAGCACGACGCTGATCTCAATCTCAGACTCTAAAGCTGCACACAAACCTGAAGACTCCACGCTGTCTATCAGCCTTGTTGCTGCAGAGTCTGTGTCTAACCACTCGACAAAAATCCCACCACCAACCACAGCATCTG TTGCTGTCATTGCCAGTGTCAGTGGAGTAATACTTgttgtcatcaccatcattctGCTGTATCTTCGAAAAACATTCTGGAGAAAAG GTGCTGCAAGACTTGATCACAAAGTTGATGCAAATGGAAATTGTGAGACTAGTGATAAA ATTAATCAGGATTATTTGGGGGACACCCAGTTGATGTCTATCACAGTCACCTCACCAGAACAACAGTGTCTGCTGGAGAAAGGGGAAAACTGCAGTGACCAGAGTCAGTGCAGCAACAACAATGAAGCTTTAACGAAAACCGATGGTGGCAGCAGCAACGAGTCCATCGGCCCTTTGCAACCCATCAGTGCTCATGTCAGTCCACAATCAGTACTGTCTGAACCTACAACTTTACTTTCCAACAACGAACAGCTTCCTCTCCAAAGTAGCATCCCCACACAGTCCTCCTCTCAGCCCACCAGTCCTCAAATCATTAGCCCCACTTCCACCAGTCCCCATGTCAATGTCAATATCACATTCCACATAGGAAATGGCTCCAGCACGACACCGACACCATCTGTCATACCTACAGACATTCTGCAGATGGACCCTTTACTCCCCcttggagaggaagaagaagcctTCAGTATTCCACAACAAGAAGCTGGCAAACAGTCCCTGCTGTCAGTGCAGGAGAGTACAGGTTGCTGTACATGA
- the tnfrsf1b gene encoding tumor necrosis factor receptor superfamily member 1B isoform X1 yields MKDIGVLLVLLSATAFLVGSLPYQADSSGKCLNATEYLVDDSNLCCKKCHRGQRLKIECSTTTETVCEPCPTGQYTEGKNYSPNCFSCKKCKSSKGLLYVQNCSTTTNSLCGCRPGMYCIMGFENPYCAECSKYTLCQAGYGVSASGTADSNVKCEPCPEGSFSDTASYTDRCRPHTSCQGRTVIRKGNTTSDTVCEPGGFTSNAQPATKEIYTKFGLTALSTTLISISDSKAAHKPEDSTLSISLVAAESVSNHSTKIPPPTTASGRVLVAVIASVSGVILVVITIILLYLRKTFWRKGAARLDHKVDANGNCETSDKINQDYLGDTQLMSITVTSPEQQCLLEKGENCSDQSQCSNNNEALTKTDGGSSNESIGPLQPISAHVSPQSVLSEPTTLLSNNEQLPLQSSIPTQSSSQPTSPQIISPTSTSPHVNVNITFHIGNGSSTTPTPSVIPTDILQMDPLLPLGEEEEAFSIPQQEAGKQSLLSVQESTGCCT; encoded by the exons ATGAAGGACATAGGTGTTCTGCTTGTTCTCCTGAGCGCCACAGCTTTCCTG GTCGGCTCTCTGCCTTATCAGGCTGACTCAAGTGGAAAGTGCCTCAATGCCACGGAGTACCTGGTAGATGATTCTAATCTGTGCTGCAAGAAATGTCACCGTG GGCAGCGACTGAAAATCGAATGTTCCACAACTACCGAGACCGTCTGTGAGCCATGTCCGACGGGCCAGTACACAGAGGGCAAAAACTACTCTCCAAACTGCTTCTCCTGCAAGAAATGCAAATCAT CCAAAGGTCTGTTGTATGTGCAGAACTGCTCCACCACCACAAACTCCTTGTGTGGGTGTCGTCCTGGGATGTACTGCATCATGGGATTTGAGAATCCATACTGTGCAGAATGTAGCAAGTACACGCTCTGTCAAGCTGGTTATGGAGTATCTGCGTCAG GTACGGCTGACTCTAATGTGAAGTGTGAGCCGTGCCCTGAAGGGTCATTCTCCGACACAGCCTCCTACACAGACCGCTGTCGACCTCATACAAG CTGTCAAGGGAGGACTGTTATTAGAAAAGGCAACACTACCTCTGACACCGTGTGTGAACCTGGAGGCTTTACATCCAACGCACAACCTGCAACAAAGGAGATCTACACCAAGTTTGGGTTGACAGCTCTGAGCACGACGCTGATCTCAATCTCAGACTCTAAAGCTGCACACAAACCTGAAGACTCCACGCTGTCTATCAGCCTTGTTGCTGCAGAGTCTGTGTCTAACCACTCGACAAAAATCCCACCACCAACCACAGCATCTGGTAGAGTACTTG TTGCTGTCATTGCCAGTGTCAGTGGAGTAATACTTgttgtcatcaccatcattctGCTGTATCTTCGAAAAACATTCTGGAGAAAAG GTGCTGCAAGACTTGATCACAAAGTTGATGCAAATGGAAATTGTGAGACTAGTGATAAA ATTAATCAGGATTATTTGGGGGACACCCAGTTGATGTCTATCACAGTCACCTCACCAGAACAACAGTGTCTGCTGGAGAAAGGGGAAAACTGCAGTGACCAGAGTCAGTGCAGCAACAACAATGAAGCTTTAACGAAAACCGATGGTGGCAGCAGCAACGAGTCCATCGGCCCTTTGCAACCCATCAGTGCTCATGTCAGTCCACAATCAGTACTGTCTGAACCTACAACTTTACTTTCCAACAACGAACAGCTTCCTCTCCAAAGTAGCATCCCCACACAGTCCTCCTCTCAGCCCACCAGTCCTCAAATCATTAGCCCCACTTCCACCAGTCCCCATGTCAATGTCAATATCACATTCCACATAGGAAATGGCTCCAGCACGACACCGACACCATCTGTCATACCTACAGACATTCTGCAGATGGACCCTTTACTCCCCcttggagaggaagaagaagcctTCAGTATTCCACAACAAGAAGCTGGCAAACAGTCCCTGCTGTCAGTGCAGGAGAGTACAGGTTGCTGTACATGA
- the tnfrsf1b gene encoding tumor necrosis factor receptor superfamily member 1B isoform X3: MILICAARNVTVRLKIECSTTTETVCEPCPTGQYTEGKNYSPNCFSCKKCKSSKGLLYVQNCSTTTNSLCGCRPGMYCIMGFENPYCAECSKYTLCQAGYGVSASGTADSNVKCEPCPEGSFSDTASYTDRCRPHTSCQGRTVIRKGNTTSDTVCEPGGFTSNAQPATKEIYTKFGLTALSTTLISISDSKAAHKPEDSTLSISLVAAESVSNHSTKIPPPTTASGRVLVAVIASVSGVILVVITIILLYLRKTFWRKGAARLDHKVDANGNCETSDKINQDYLGDTQLMSITVTSPEQQCLLEKGENCSDQSQCSNNNEALTKTDGGSSNESIGPLQPISAHVSPQSVLSEPTTLLSNNEQLPLQSSIPTQSSSQPTSPQIISPTSTSPHVNVNITFHIGNGSSTTPTPSVIPTDILQMDPLLPLGEEEEAFSIPQQEAGKQSLLSVQESTGCCT; encoded by the exons ATGATTCTAATCTGTGCTGCAAGAAATGTCACCGTG CGACTGAAAATCGAATGTTCCACAACTACCGAGACCGTCTGTGAGCCATGTCCGACGGGCCAGTACACAGAGGGCAAAAACTACTCTCCAAACTGCTTCTCCTGCAAGAAATGCAAATCAT CCAAAGGTCTGTTGTATGTGCAGAACTGCTCCACCACCACAAACTCCTTGTGTGGGTGTCGTCCTGGGATGTACTGCATCATGGGATTTGAGAATCCATACTGTGCAGAATGTAGCAAGTACACGCTCTGTCAAGCTGGTTATGGAGTATCTGCGTCAG GTACGGCTGACTCTAATGTGAAGTGTGAGCCGTGCCCTGAAGGGTCATTCTCCGACACAGCCTCCTACACAGACCGCTGTCGACCTCATACAAG CTGTCAAGGGAGGACTGTTATTAGAAAAGGCAACACTACCTCTGACACCGTGTGTGAACCTGGAGGCTTTACATCCAACGCACAACCTGCAACAAAGGAGATCTACACCAAGTTTGGGTTGACAGCTCTGAGCACGACGCTGATCTCAATCTCAGACTCTAAAGCTGCACACAAACCTGAAGACTCCACGCTGTCTATCAGCCTTGTTGCTGCAGAGTCTGTGTCTAACCACTCGACAAAAATCCCACCACCAACCACAGCATCTGGTAGAGTACTTG TTGCTGTCATTGCCAGTGTCAGTGGAGTAATACTTgttgtcatcaccatcattctGCTGTATCTTCGAAAAACATTCTGGAGAAAAG GTGCTGCAAGACTTGATCACAAAGTTGATGCAAATGGAAATTGTGAGACTAGTGATAAA ATTAATCAGGATTATTTGGGGGACACCCAGTTGATGTCTATCACAGTCACCTCACCAGAACAACAGTGTCTGCTGGAGAAAGGGGAAAACTGCAGTGACCAGAGTCAGTGCAGCAACAACAATGAAGCTTTAACGAAAACCGATGGTGGCAGCAGCAACGAGTCCATCGGCCCTTTGCAACCCATCAGTGCTCATGTCAGTCCACAATCAGTACTGTCTGAACCTACAACTTTACTTTCCAACAACGAACAGCTTCCTCTCCAAAGTAGCATCCCCACACAGTCCTCCTCTCAGCCCACCAGTCCTCAAATCATTAGCCCCACTTCCACCAGTCCCCATGTCAATGTCAATATCACATTCCACATAGGAAATGGCTCCAGCACGACACCGACACCATCTGTCATACCTACAGACATTCTGCAGATGGACCCTTTACTCCCCcttggagaggaagaagaagcctTCAGTATTCCACAACAAGAAGCTGGCAAACAGTCCCTGCTGTCAGTGCAGGAGAGTACAGGTTGCTGTACATGA